The nucleotide window CGTGCCTGCGAGTGTGCAGTCGATGCGGACGCCGACTTCGTGAAGACCGCGACCGGGTTCGAGGGTGGTGCGACGGTCGCGGACGTCGAACTGATGAGCGGGTTCCTGCCGGTGAAGGCGAGCGGCGGCATCGGCAGCTACGAGAAAGCGAAGGAGATGTTGTCGGCGGGGGCCGAGCGCATCGGCGCGTCGAGCGGCGTCGCGCTCGTCGACGGGTTCGGGACTGGCGAGTGAGTCTACTGAGCGCGCTCCAGCAGGCGGACGACGCCGGTGACGACGACCCACGGCGCGGCCACGAGCGCACCGAAGCCAACGGCCGACGCGGCGAACAGCCACGCCAGCGCCGGCAGCGAAACCGCGAACCAGAGGGCCGCAAAGCCGAACGTCAGGACCGCGAGCACCGCTATCGCGAGCCCCGTGGTCCGCTCGGCCGTTCGTGGCCGTCGTGCGCGCGCACCGGCGCGTCCATGTCTGTGCAGTACCCCTCGTCCAGTGTCGCCAGCGCCGTCGTAACTCATTCTCGTTCGTCCGTAGACGACCCGTCACGATAAGTGTTGGCTGAAAAACATTTCTGTAACGTCGGCAACTGAACTGCGCTTCGGTAGTCGATCGGGAAAGTGCGAGCCGTTCACTCGCGCGTCGTGTCGAGAACGTTCGCCTCGCCGTCGATCGTGAGCGTGAGCGCGGCGTCGTCGACCGGGATTCGAAGTGTGACCCGCCAGGGATCGGTTTTCTCGACGGTCAGGAACTCGTCGCTCCAGAGGAAGGGGAGCTCCCACGAGGGGGTTTCCGAGACGTCGATCCCGTGATCGTAGAGAAAGGCGATCACGGCGGGGTGATTCTGGAAGGTCTCGCCGACCGTGGTCGTCATGTCGGCGCTACAGCGCTCACAGGTGTGGACGATCTCGACTTCGGGGTCCGACGGCGTCTCGCCCGCGCGGAGCTCGGCGTGTCGACGGCCGAAACACCACATGCAGAGCCCGTCGACGGCGAGGGCGGTCTGCGAGCGCATCCAGCCGTCGTAGATCGAGAGCAGCTCCTCGCGATCCCGGCCGGCGAGCGTGCCCGGCGGGAACGGGAAGTCGTGAAACGAGATCCCGCAGTTCGGACAGCGGATGACGACGTATTCGTGATCGTACTCGGCGACGAGGGTCGCCCCGCAGTTGTAGCAGTCGCTGTCGAGTGAGAACGGGGCGACACTCCGCTGGTCGGCGTCGAGCGCCGCGAGCATCGACCGACAGACCGCCATCCCGCTGAACAGCAGGCCGTACCCCTCCTCGTCCCGGTAGATGAACGTCCCGGTGAGCTGTTTTAGGTGGTAGTTGAACTGGCCGCTGTCCGAGAGCCCGACGTGCTCGTTGAGCGTCGAGAACGGGACCAGTCGGTCGGATGCCTCGTAGAGCGCGAACAAAATCTTGACGCGCGTCTCGTTGGCCAGCAGGCTGAACGCCTCCTCCAAGCGGCTCTCGGTCGTCCAGTCGGCCGCCGGCTCATCCCGTTTCATCGTCCCTCCGGCGGTCGGTGCGGGTCATGGCGGGCCAATGGGATGGTTCGTGATAAATACAGGGCTCGGACAAGCGGTGTCGAGCCGTCGCGTTTTTGGCCGCGCGCGCCGGACCAACGGTAAGCGGATGGCCAGCTATCACATCGAGACCTACGGCTGCACCGCGAACCGTGGCGAGAGCCGCACCATCGAGCGGCGGCTCCGCGACGGCGGCCATCACCCCGTCGACGGTCCTGCGAACGCCGACGTGGCCATCCTGAACACGTGCACCGTGGTCGAAAAAACCGAGACGAACATGCGCCGCCGGGCCGAGGAACTCGACGAGGCAACCGCCGACGTCGTCGTCACCGGCTGCATGGCGCTCGCGCAGGGCGAACAGTTCGCCGACCTCGACGCGACGGTCTGTGGCTGGGACGAGGTCCCCGAGGTCGTCCGCAACGGCGAGTGCCCACGGCCGACGCCCGACGCCGAGCCGATCCTCGACGGCGTCGTGGGAATCCTCCCCATCGCGCGCGGCTGCATGAGCAACTGCTCGTACTGCATCACCAAGCACGCCACCGGAAAAATCGACTCGCCGCCGATCGAGGAGAACGTCCGGAAGGCCCGCGCGCTCGTCCACGCCGGCGCGAAGGAGATCCGCGTCACGGGCCAGGATACGGGCGTGTATGGCTGGGACACCGGCGAGCGCAAACTCCACGAGCTGCTCGAACGCATCTGCGCCATCGACGGCGACTTCCGGGTGCGCGTGGGCATGGCCAACCCGAAGGGCGTCCACGGCATCCGCGAGGAGCTCGCCGACGTCTTCGCCCGGGAAGAGAAGCTCTACAACTTCCTCCACGCACCCGTCCAGTCGGGCAGCAACGACGTGCTGGGTGACATGCGCCGCCAGCACCAGGTGAGCGAGTTCCGCGACGTCGTCGAAACCTTCGACGACCGGCTCGATCACTGGACGCTCGCCACGGACTTCATCGTCGGCTTTCCCTCGGAAACCGACGCCGACCACGAACAGTCGATGGCCCTGCTCCGCGAGACGACCCCCGAGCGGATCAACGTCACCCGCTTCTCGAAGCGGCCCGGCACCGACGCCGCCGAGATGAAAGGGCTGGGCGGGACGAAGAAGAAAGAGCGCTCGAAGGCGATGAGCGACCTGAAGATGGACGTCGTGGGCGATGCCTACGAATCGATGGTCGGCGAACGCCACGAGGTAATGGTCGTCGAACACGGCACCGGAGACTCGGTGAAATGCTACGACGAGGCTTATCGACAGGTCATCATCCAGGACGCGCCCGGCTACGGCGTCGAACCCGGCGATCTCGTCGACGTCGATATCACGGGCCAGAACACCGTGTACGCCTTCGGAAAGCCTGCTTAGGGCGGTTTTGGAGGTGAAACGTTTCGCTGATCACGGGAAGCGCCGATTCTCGTGAGTTTGATTCAGTAGCAATCAGTTCGACGGCAGTAGTCGATCTGGCAGCAATCGGTTCGACGACGATTCCTGACGACAGTGAGAGACCGCTACCGCCCCGCACCGCCCACATACCTCCCCAACCGACTGCGCTCCTCGCTCGCTTCGCTCGTTGCGGTGCTCATCCCTCGCGCAGTATTCGCGCTCGGTGCTCGCTTGGCTCGCACACGAGCGCGGGTGCGCGCCGACCGCAGCATGTGGATCAGGTTCGGAAAAGCGATCAACCAGGACCGCGATCGACGGTCGATTCGTCGTCTGGCTGTTCGTCGGTCCCACGAACCAGTCTATCGGCATCCGGATCCCGTTTCCACTCGCCGAGTTCCTTCGGGTCGATGTGGACGAACACGTCGTCGATGGGGTCGAGCGCCTGGATCGACGCGACGATCGCGCTCTCGATGTCGTGGGCTTCCCTGAGTGTGCGATTCCCCTCGACCTCGATGTGGATGCTCACGTCGATCTCCGGGCCGACGTAGTGGGCGATGACGTCGTGGGCCCCCTCGACGTCGGGGTGGGCGAGCGCGCGCCGGAGGATGCGCCGCTGGAGGGCCTCAGAGGGTGCGCCACCGACGAGATAGGGCACGTTGTCGCGGACGACCTCGATCCCGGTGTAGAGGATGCCGAGTGAGACGAGCGCGGCCGCGAGTGGGTCGAGCAGCGGAACACCGAAGCGTGCGCCGAGCACGCCGACGAGCGCTGCGCCCGCCGTGAGCACGTCATTGCGGTTGTCGAGCGCGGTCGCCGCGAGTGCCGGCGAGTCGTGGGTGCGACTGGCCGACAGGGAGTACCGATAGAGACCGGCCTTCGCGAGTGCCGCGCCGGCGAGCACTGCGATGGCGATCGGACTCTCGGTGGCGGTCACGGTATCGGAGAAGATCGCCGTCACCGACTGCCAGAGCACCGTGCCACCAGTTAGAAAGATCCCAAGCGCGATGGCGAGCGCGACGAACGGCTCGATACGTTCGTGACCGTGGGGGTGCTCGCTGTCGGGCGGCTGGGTCGTGAGATATAATCCTCCAAGAACGACGGTGGCGTAGACGGCGTCGACGAGGCTGTTTGCGGCCTCCGAACCGACCGCGAGGCTTCCCGTTTCGAGCCAGACCCAACCCTTCGCGGCGGCGAGGACGACGTTCGCCACGAGAACGACGAGGCCGATCCGCCGAACCGCGCCCGCACGACTCATCACTGGACGATTGACGAGCGCGCGCAAAGACGCTTCGGGCTACACGATGCGGACCGCATCGTCGGGGTCATCGATACGGGTGCCCTCCTGATCGGCGAAGGCCGCGTGGAGATGGTCGTAGGTGTCCTCGATGGCCTCGACGATGACCTGCGTCTCGTCGATGACCGGCATGAAGTTGGTGTCGCCGTTCCAGCGCGGCACCACGTGTCGGTGCAGGTGGTCGTCGATCGAGCCGCCGGCCGAATCGCCGAGGTTCATGCCGGTGTTCGCGCCGTCGGGACCGAGCCCCGTCTCGATCGCCCGCAGCGTCCGCTGGGTGAGCCGCGACAGATCGAGCAGTTCCGCCTCCGTGAGCTCGCCGTAGACGCCGGTGTGGCGGTAGGGGATCACCATCGCGTGGCCCGGGTTGTAGGGAGCGTTGTTCAGCAGGCAGAAGGCGTGCTCGCTCCGGGCGACGATCCGTGAATCACGGTCGGCGTCGCGATCGGGAAGCACGCAGAACGGACACCCGTCGGCATCGTCGTCGCGCTCGACCCAGTCGATGCGCCACGGTGCGAACAGCTCGTCCATGGACGCCGTATTCGAGGCATCGGTTTAACCGCTCGTATCGCGGCCGAAACTCAGCTGTAATAAGTTTTTTGGCCGTTTTCGACTGTTTCACCGTTCACACCGCGAAAACGGTTCGTCGAAATCGGCCCGGAGCGTGTTTCTTTCTCGTGTCCACCCCGAAAAACGTTGAAACTCGGAGGAATCGAAACGAACGGAATTCGGTGTTTATGGAGGTCTCGCCCGGAGAAACGGGTGATGTCAACAACAAGCCGATCTGCAAGCGACCTCACTGAAGCCTGCGAGGACTGCGGCCGCGACACACCCCATAGTGTCTCGATCGAGCTGCGCACCGAGAGCGACAAACGAGAGAACCAGGAGTTCTCCCGCGAACCCTATCGCATCACCGAATGTGTCGCCTGTGGCAACGAGACGGTACTGCGGATGAACAACGCATAACGTTTCTCCCGCCGATGACGGCGACGGACTTTTGCCTACCGACGGACAGGCACGGCCATGCAGGCAGTCACGCTCGGGCCGGCCGGCACGTACTCCCACCGCGCAGCGCAGGCCGTCGGCGACGAGATCGCCTTCCGCGAGTCGGTGACGGGGATCGTCGAGGCGGTCGCGACCGGCGCGGCCGATCGCGGCGTCGTCCCGATCGAGAACAGCATCGAGGGCTCCGTCACCGAAAGCCTCGACGCGCTCGCCGGCTTCGAGGTGGCTGTCGTCCGCGAGCTCATCACGCCGATCCGTCACGCACTGCTCGCCCAGCACGACGAGTTCGACGTCGTAGCGAGCCACTCGCAGGCGCTCGCGCAGTGTCGGAGCTATCTCGATACGGAACACCCCGACGTGGCGCTCGAATCGGTCACGAGCACCGCCCGCGGCGTCGAACGCGCCCGCGAGGAGTCGACGGTGGCAGCGATCGGCCGCCCGGACACGGCCGACGGCGAACTCCAAGTGCTCGCCGAGAACATCCAGGACCGCACCTCGAACGCCACCCGGTTCGTCGTCGTCGCACCGATCGAGGAGCGCTCGACCGGGGGCGGCAAGAGTTCGCTCATCGTCTATCCGAACGACGACTACCCCGGCCTGCTGCTTGACCTGCTCGAGCCGTTCGCCGATCGGCGCATCAATCTCACGCGGATCGAATCGCGCCCGAGCGGCGAGCGCCTCGGCGATTACGTCTTCCATCTCGACGCCGAGGCGGGGCTCTACGAGGAGCGCACCCAGGAGGCCATCGCGGTCATCGAGGAGATAGCGGCGAAGGGCTGGGTGCGCCGGCTCGGCTCCTACGACGTCGAACACGTGGTTGGGTGAGGTGTGATTTAAGGCGCTCGCGGCCGTAGCCTGTGGCGAATGTCACGACGCAACCCCTTCGAGGAGATCGAACAGATGTTCGAACAGATGAGCGACCAGTTCGGCCAGTTCGACGACATGAACGTCCCGGCGACCCAGTCGCTCTCGGTCGATCTCGCCGATCACGAGGACAGTTTCGAGGTCACGGCCGATCTCCCGGGCTACGAGCGCGAGGACATCGATCTCTCGGTGGCCGACCGCACCCTCCGGATCAGCGCCGAGCGCGACAAGACGACCGAGGAGGGTGAGGGGAACTACCTCCGCCGTGAGCGCCGTCGCCGGTCGGTCAGCCGCTCGCTCTCGCTTCCCGAGGAAGTCGCGGAGGAAGAGGCCAGCGCCACCTACACGAACGGCGTGCTCACGGTCACGCTGCCGAAGGCTGCGACCGACGAGGATTCGCGCAGTATCGACATCGAATAAGCTCCCCCACCCTTCCCTCCCTCGCCACCCCATCCACCACACCGACGGCGACCGATTCAAAGCTGCTCGGCGATCTCCCGAGCGGTCGCATCGGTCACGGCCTCCCAGTCGGCGGGGCGATCGCCGCCGCGTTTCGGCGGATCGAGGGCGAAATCGACGGCGCGATAGCGAAACGAATCGAGCGCCCGCGTGCCGACCCGCCCGACGAACTCGGCGTTCAGTCGCTTCGAGGAGACGCCACCGCTCACGAGATCGTAGTAGCCCGTGAACAGTTGGAACACGTCGACCACGTCGGCGGCGAGCGCCTCCTCGTCGAGATAACGGAACAGTTTCGCGGTGTTGTTCGCCGGGTCGGCGCGTCGCCACTCCAACTCGACGAGAGCCACGTGACCGTCGGCGCGACCCGCGACATCGACCGGCGTGTCGGCGACGTGGTGTTCGGTCTCCCAGTCGAATCGCGGTCGGAGAGCGGCGAGGCGCTCGCGAAGGCGCGACTGGACGGCGGTGGCGAACGAGCCCATCGGCGGAGTTCCGGCCGAGCAGCTCGTATGGGTTTCGACCCAGGTCAGCCCTCGTGGATCTCGATGGCGGGTCGGCCGGGCGTCGCCGTCCGGGCGACATCGTCCGGTGCGTCGCTCGCGCGTTCGAGGCGGATTGCGGCGTCGAACTCGCGCTCGAATAGCCACGTCGCGCGTTCGAGGGCCGCGAACTCCGCGGCGGGCGCGAGCGCTTCGGTCAGGGATTGATGGCGCTCGGCGAGGTCTTTCGCATAGTCGGCGGCCGCCTCGCCGCGCTCGCGGAGCTCCTCGTCGGCCATCACGCTGCCGACCACGTCCTCGTCGCTCGCGATGGCGACGTCGAGCGCGCGGTGTTTCCACTCGGGTGCGACGACGACCTCGATCGCCGCCGGTTCCTCGATGTTCGCCACGTCGAGGATGTGGCGGACGTCCTCGCGGGTGTTCTCGACGAGCTGGCGCTCGGCCTCGTGGTCGGCGTCGTGTGCCGCCTCGGGCCAGTCGGCCTCGGCGACGAAGCCGTCCTCGCCGAGCGCCGTCCAGCACTCCTCGGTGACGTGGGGCGTGACGGGCGCGAACAGCCGCACCGCGGTGTGCAGACCGCGCTCGAAGGTGTGCTCGTCCGGCGTCGCCTGCTCGCGGTAGCGCCGGAGCAGCGAGACCAGCCCGCGCGCCTCGCGCAGCGCGTCGTTGAACCGGAAGTTCTCGTAGCCGGCGCTCGCCTCGTCGATCGTCGCGTCGATCTCGCGGGCAACGTACTCGTCGATCGGGCGCTCGCCGGCGTCGGCGATCGCGGTCTCGCCGGCGGCGAACGCCTCGACCATGCCGAGCAGACGCTCGATGAACTCGTTGCTCGACCGGACGCCGCGCTCGGTCCAGTCGAAGTCCTTGCTCGGCCGGGCAGCGCTCATCATGAACAGCCGGGCCGTGTCCGCGCCGTACTCGTCCATGATTTCGATAGGCGAGACGACGTTGCCCTTGCTCGACGACATCGCCGTCCCGTCGAGCTGGACCATCCCCTGCGGGAGGTAGTGCTCGAACGGTTCGCGGACGTCGAGCAGGTCCATGTCGCCGATAGCCCGAGTCACAAAGCGCGAGTAGAGCAGATGCATGATCGCGTGCTCGATGCCGCCGACGTACTCGTCGACGGGCATCCAGTCGTTCGCGCGCTCGGTGTCGAAGGGGACGGCCGCGCTGTCGGGCGACGTGAACCTGAGGAAATACCACGACGAGTCCATGAACGTGTCCATCGTGTCGGTCTCGCGCTCGGCGGGGCCGCCGCAGTCGGGACACTCGGTCTCGACGAACGAGTCGACCTCTTCGAGGGGGTTGCCCGTCGGCGTCGGGACGAACTCCGGGAGCTCCACCGGGAGCTCTTCGTCGGGAACCATCACGGGACCACACTCCTCGCAGTGGACGACGGGAATCGGCGTGCCCCAGTAGCGCTGGCGGGAGATGAGCCAATCGCGCAGGCGGTACTGGGTGTGGTTGGCCGCCGTGTCGAGGTCTTCGACCAACTGGTCGCGGGCCGCTGCACTCTCCATGCCGTCGTACTCGCCGCTGTCGACGAGCACGCCGTCGCCGGTGTAGGCCGCCTCGTCGATGTCGATCTCGCCGTCTGCGGGCGCGACGACCTGCTCGATGTCGATGTCGTACTCGGTGGCGAACTCGTGGTCACGCTCGTCGTGGCCCGGTACGCCCATCAGCGCGCCCGTGCCGACGTCCGAGAGGACGAAATCCGCGACGTAGACAGGAATCTCCTCGCCGGTCGCGGGATTGATCGCGTGCTCACTGGTGAACACGCCGCGTTTCTCGTCGCCGTCGGCGTCGGGATCGAGCGTCTCGACCTGCGTCGCGAGTTCGGGATCGTCGGCGACGAGCTCTTGGGTGAGTTCGTGACCCGGCGCGAGCGCGAAGAAGGTCGCGCCGTAGATCGTGTCGAGACGTGTCGTGAACACCTCGATGCCGCCGAACTCGGGCACCTCGAACTCCACCGTGGCCCCCTCCTGGCGGCCGATCCAGTTGCGCTGCATCCCGCGCACGCTGTCGGGCCACTCGTCCAGTTCGTCGATGCCGTCGAGCAGTTCGTCGGCATAGTCGGTGATCGTCAGGAACCACTGATCGAGCGTGCGCGATTCGACCGGTGTCCCACAGCGCCAGCAGAGTTCGGCCTCGCCCTCGACCTGTTCGTCGGCTAATACTGTTTCACAGGACGGACACCAGTTGACCTCGCCGCCCTTTCGCTCGGCGAGTCCCTCCTCGTAGAACCGTTTGAACAGCCACTGGTTCCAGCGGTAGTAGTCGGGCTCACAGGTCGTGATCTCCCGATTCCAGTCGTAGCCGAACCCCATCGACTTCATCTGGGCTTTCATCGTGTCGATACAGTCCATCGTCCACTCGCGGGGATCGATCTCGCGCTCGATGGCCGCGTTCTCGGCCGGCAGCCCGAACGAATCCCAGCCCATCGGGTGGAGCACGTCCTCGCCCTGCAGTCGCTGGTAGCGGGCGTAGGCGTCGGTGATCGTGTAGTTCCTGACGTGACCCATGTGGAGATCGCCGGAGGGATAGGGGAACATCGCGAGCACGTAGCTCGGATCGGTGGCGTCGTCGGACGTCCGATAGACGTCGGCGTCGGCCCACCGCTCCTGCCACTTCGGCTCGATGGCGGCGTGATCGTAGGTGTCCTGTCGTTGCATTTACCGTCGATTGATCCCGGCCGGTTTTTTATGTTATCATTGGTGGGGGTGGCCACCACGGTCGTTTCGGGCGGCCGCACACCGCCGGAATAGGCAATCGGCTGGGCGATCGTCAGCGGACTGCTCGCCATCACACCGCTGTTACCTGTTCTCGTGGTCGTCTGGGCACTAACGAAACTGTTCGACCGCGCTGTTGACCGCGCCGCGACTGGGTAATCGAACCTGCTTCTCAGCGACCGACGAGCGAGAAGGAGTCGACGTCGTCGGCTTCGCTCGCGTGCTCGTAGATGACGTGAGCGGTCGCGACGTCCTGGATCGCCAGTCCGGTGCTGTCGAAGACCGTGATCTCGTCCGACTCGGTGCGGCCCGATCGATCGCCGACGACGATCTCGCCGACCGCGCCGTGGATGTCGGAATCGTCGATGCGTCCCTCCTCGTAGGAACGGCTGATCTCGCCGGAGTGGGTCGTCTGGGCGTGATCGTCGATGACGAGCTTCGCGTCGGCGAGGATCGCCGGGTCGAGCTCCTGTTTGGCGGCCGCGTCGGCTCCCATCGCGTTGATGTGCGTGTGCGCGCCGAGATCGGCCCGCGAGACGATCGGCTCCGTGCTGGGTGTCACCGTCGAGAGGACGTCACACGCGGCGGCCTCGGCGATCGAACCGGCACGGACATCGAAGCGATCGGAGAAGGTATCGACGAACGCGTCGACCGCATCGCTGTCCAGATCGGAGACGACGACCTCCTCGATCGGTCGGATTTCGGCGATCGCCTCCAACTGCGTGTATGACTGGACGCCCGCACCGACCAGCCCCATGCTCCGCGCCTCGGGGATGGCGAGCTGGTCGGTGGCGACGGCAGCCGCGGCACCGGTGCGTTTCATCGTGAGCTCGGTGCCGTCCATGATCGCGAGCGGGACGGCGGTCTCGGGATCGGAATAGATCATCGTCCCGATCACGGTCGGCAGATCGAACTTCTCGGGGTTGTCGGGATGGACGTTGACCCACTTGATGCCGGCAGCGTCCCACTCGCCGGCATCCATGTAGGCCGGCATCGAACGGAAGTCGCCGTTATACTGGTCGAGTTCGATGTAGGACTTCGCCGGCATCAGTGCGTCACCGCGCTCGTAGGCCGCGAACGCATCGCCCACGGCGTCGATGACCTCGCCCATCCGCGCGTTCGCGTCGACCCCCTCGCGATCCAGCAGAAGTGTTTCCATACCGGCGATATCTGCGCCGCCGTCTTAACTCCACCACCTCCGGAACGCGCGTGCAGACGACAAAGTATTTGCCACGATGGCTGTGAACGGAACGCATGCGACGGACGCTCGCGACGGTGTTGCTGTCGGTACTGGTCGTTCTCGCCGGCTGTTCCGGCGTGTTCGGCGGGGGCGACGAATCGGCCGAAACGGTCACGCCGGCCGCGGTGCCGACCGACGAGCCGACGCCCACGCCGATGCCGGAACTGGCCCCGGGCGTCACGAAGCGGGGGATCGAGGACCCGCGTGCGCTCATCGCCGCCCATCGGTCGTTCCTCCAGAACCGGTCGTTCACCCAGCGATCGAACTCCACGGCGCTGGCCGCGAACGGTTCGACGATACTCCGGACGACGGGAACGCTGCGGGTGGGAGCGACGGGAGCGGCTCGCTACGTCTCCAACCGCAGCGGCCCGTATTTCGCCACGGAGCGTGGATCGATCCCGACGCGCGTCGTGGCGTGGTCGAGCGACGGCAACTATTTCGTCCAGCAGACGTTCGCGAACGGGACGACGACCTACAGCCATCCTCCGGGCAGACGGACGGGAATGCAGTTCGCGCTCGGAACGCTCCCGTCGCTTCTCGGCGCTCTCGACGCCGGCAACACGACGATTACCGATCGCCGCAGCGAGAACGGGACGACGCTCTATCGCATCAACGGCACCATCGACACGAGACGGCAGCCCAACACGAGCGTGAGACTGCTCGTCGATTCGCGCGGCGTCGTTCGCGAATATTCGACGGTTCGGCAAGCCCCTGCCAGTTCGGCCGTCACGAAGAGCATCACGGAGAACCGACTCGTCGCCATCAACACGACCGGGACGCCCGAGCGGCCGTCGTGGGTCGAGACGGCGAAAAACCGGACGACCGCAACACGCCGACCTGAAACGGCGAGAAGCGGTGAATGAGACGACGAATTCTGCTCGTCGCCGCACTGGTCGTGCTCGCCGGCTGCAGCGGCGTCTTCGATGAGAGCGGTCAGACGACGGAAACGGTGACACCGGCGGCGGTTCCCACCGACGAACCGACCCCGACGCCGGTACCGCATCTCGCGCCCGGGCTCACGAGGGAGGGAATCGAGAATCCGAGTGTGCTCGTCGGAGCTCACACGTCCATCCTCCGGAACAAGTCGTTCACCGTGCGGTCGAATTCGACGGGCGTGGCACCGAACGGTTCGGTCATCGATCAATCGTCGGGGACGCTCCGCGCAGGACCGCCTGGTGAGGGCGTTCATCTCGTCTCCAAAAGAAACGGAACCTTCACCTATTCGATCTGGTCGAAAGACGGACGAGCGTTCCAGAAGCGAACATTTCCGAACGGAACGACGACATACCGTCGATTCGAAGTGTATTCCGGAGAACGATACGGCGCTAATGGAGGAGGACTACGAAGCTTTCTCGAACCGTTCCTTGTCGCTAACACGTCCGTGACTGAACGGGAGCGCAACGGGACCACGCTGTATCTCGTTCGCGGGAATACACGGATCGATGAGGGATATAGACGGGGAAACATCAGTCTCCGAATGTTCATCGATAGTCGGGGATTCATCCACAGCTATCGAACGGTACGAGAGGCAACGTTCGATGAGGACGTCGCCCGGATCATCAGCGAAAGTCGGTATTCAAAGGTCGGCGCGACCGACGCACCCGAGAGATCGTCGTGGGTCGCAACCGCCAAAAACCGAACCACACCGACGGCGGGCAGTCAGAATCGGACAGTCGAATAAGGATCGGACGACACACCGGATCTGGATTGCCGTAGCTACTGAGATTAAATTAAAAAAAAGCGTTC belongs to Halococcus qingdaonensis and includes:
- a CDS encoding ornithine cyclodeaminase family protein; the protein is METLLLDREGVDANARMGEVIDAVGDAFAAYERGDALMPAKSYIELDQYNGDFRSMPAYMDAGEWDAAGIKWVNVHPDNPEKFDLPTVIGTMIYSDPETAVPLAIMDGTELTMKRTGAAAAVATDQLAIPEARSMGLVGAGVQSYTQLEAIAEIRPIEEVVVSDLDSDAVDAFVDTFSDRFDVRAGSIAEAAACDVLSTVTPSTEPIVSRADLGAHTHINAMGADAAAKQELDPAILADAKLVIDDHAQTTHSGEISRSYEEGRIDDSDIHGAVGEIVVGDRSGRTESDEITVFDSTGLAIQDVATAHVIYEHASEADDVDSFSLVGR